One window from the genome of Pyrus communis chromosome 16, drPyrComm1.1, whole genome shotgun sequence encodes:
- the LOC137721256 gene encoding actin cytoskeleton-regulatory complex protein pan-1-like yields MASNSNLNPSLQPEIGPDGLAREASVITNTEKIIENEQLQLRKYIEENYSKIRDVERELAQLSMEMKLTAGPKKSALEHLRSKIEMSTEKIHAAKLKEEQARKVWEAALQAIKDEEAIKQQLCEDLNQLVQESSSSQFTRLEELKRRLEAMNPSRSSASVSHDGKSMGPDAPTVPGSKESGGVAQNIPNPGNGGNVSVVNGHNQQPPVEGEGRGKKKSQFHGRGKGLGAVPKGRGPPPPGWTGAGFDA; encoded by the exons ATGGCGTCGAATTCGAATTTGAATCCGTCGCTGCAGCCTGAGATCGGACCCGACGGCCTTGCTCGCGAGGCTTCTGTCATCACCAACACTGAGAAG ATAATCGAGAACGAACAGCTTCAACTAAGAAA ATATATTGAAGAAAACTATTCTAAAATTCGTGATGTCGAACGAGAGCTGGCACAGTTGTCAATGGAGATGAAACTCACAGCTGGGCCAAAAAAATCAG CCCTTGAACATTTGAGGAGTAAAATAGAGATGTCAACGGAGAAAATTCATGCCGCCAAGCTGAAGGAAGAACAAGCACGAAAG GTGTGGGAAGCAGCATTACAGGCTATAAAGGACGAGGAAGCTATCAAGCAGCAGCTATGTGAAGACTTAAACCAACTG GTGCAAGAAAGCAGCAGTTCTCAGTTTACGAGACTGGAGGAGTTGAAAAGACGACTTGAAGCTATGAACCCAAGCAGATCATCAGCTTCCGTTTCTCAT GATGGGAAATCAATGGGTCCAGATGCTCCTACAGTTCCGGGATCAAAAGAATCAGGTGGAGTCGCTCAAAACATCCCTAATCCAGGAAATGGTGGAAATGTTTCGGTCGTGAACGGGCACAATCAACAACCTCCGGTTGAGGGAGAAGGAAGGGGAAAGAAGAAAAGTCAGTTCCACGGAAGAGGGAAGGGACTTGGAGCTGTGCCCAAGGGTAGAGGACCTCCTCCGCCGGGATGGACAGGGGCAGGGTTTGATGCTTAG